The Betta splendens chromosome 4, fBetSpl5.4, whole genome shotgun sequence genome contains a region encoding:
- the jcada gene encoding junctional cadherin 5-associated protein, producing the protein MYSVEDLLISHGYKLPKHAASASTPSPAPAASSHQAPSSSPPSYSKHHEFLENRPGSRAVNGYEKGLGAPYGNDSETRQPQAYSTGCTNNNDARDRNLPRREGENRSQVDTHSLGDSLTSDSGFCDGIRCPQPHSKDVSYWRRRGQDFTVLLDYADIRETHEGGQGGYSRPEGPQQARGQELSADERHRAAQQRQRWAAQAQAQSNVQTQPQVQVDAPAQAQAQALAHAQARFREREAALHQWRMVTERKCQSLGTDEWHPAVSFSRQLSQSEGERWSQEQQRLHARTPEGMVVHPRTKAKSQSLPRMLQPESLQYVDIPLPGVELYRRVNGHPVSHHDLYRAPRWPENGRPASANQLSMTPKPRFTRPPRPPSYEMHQQIRGSCEILSGRDSTIPQARDRTPLPMSRAGDPQLDYFAPDSGPPGYIPPPSYKRAPIMAGGRQRYGDIPVEYRYRGDVYHQIQVAPDGSHWFVRPAGSWPDPHRERSLSSQKQLYPVYTTQEHPGGGIQYIPFDDPRIRHISSALGGNSLTDADKIRHIRNELPSVTVSEPASDDSAFLPPPLGPFIAAKLADDANQTSSSNYNNDNNRWHSDLHKETVDNFPATDQNCNNRYSKNQRPPPSPSSTFQTPLTRTCSRQGSTPDQVFAETITQVKKIVPDTGSENNRNAKRRVSETIFCLVSVPVHTPANISKDLGADQNNNETMPSLAVTNTETFAVGLRESPNIRSKSVNEMPIKPHYSYFHTSSTSSMRNYKRAPLRKEIIDAWALQASEDKELCYAGSWPGNQYRNQETQTGSPLTVVKSPEAQSPPVGQEPAQSDIDTIVSGVGTDDSSSYGYSMAGQKNLHPSSNSAFSRLSLSSSQPLSLEPPQQDPSSPSKARDQGDKQPSSPRKSNCSPPENAEQVAFGQFLLKPVNRRPCDAIGELESINKEMEDTISKRPNVGQRTDFIDGVNKGLNPFKSGSHFTGPEPGREAISLPPMHIEKPTNIKVRSKSFTADLESVGMGSGFSRLQTNNIPPPTELSVLPNPGPKENCLLSSVHPHSESNRVYRQDIPVPQESLLRDVGLTVYTETPGGPGEPMQRSLSVPSTLNQKELSRAAQLSWEGKTKLKSERSPEHNTKEELQVQERQVKSETVTPVRKKSNLGICRSRSESSRSPQKESSSSVTRLTREVSFVFGDDDADKRYTIPEPLAYRNESTMADKHLEKLLIKEKANSLPAEDLSNLYEVKSAKGIPENESIEQRAARILGIAVPVEALGVNKQMGENEDELDITVVEKQHCLNGEAEHVVGEGRSLIVQEAEIEQVEQPELCVDKKDGERQKQSTGYSDGEDILDTETQATIALDLPEFPPNKLPLSLPVSPKEKLALRTCSGEKKVRGGACKLIESLQDKLNSSASSSAASLGRSTTDRMARFKELDSVSRIRRLSLKGPESGGDAGSEERIAEKGGIEIQEKTMKDVGENQEVKEEKMLKVEENEHEAEEAHETHGKLGDPMENCEPKQVNEEICKEEEEKEDNAEIAQAADNERSKEVDAKVERETSGGGELELKRTEHDKEKPLKKVTDGKNAEEFSRAASTQVTRREKLPKPKQRTRLQKPPLLPKPRSVPKREITLPVSFSSGTCGPSDVEDEETLSVSDSYDPSRVERV; encoded by the exons ATGTACAGCGTGGAGGACCTGCTCATCTCTCATGGATACAAGCTGCCCAAGCAtgccgcctccgcctccactcCCAGCCCGGCTCCCGCTGCCTCATCGCACCAGGCGCCCTCGTCCTCGCCGCCGTCCTACAGCAAACACCATGAGTTCCTAGAGAACAGGCCAGGCTCCAGAGCAGTCAATGGCTATGAGAAAGGGCTGGGGGCGCCCTACGGGAACGATAGTGAAACCAGGCAACCCCAGGCGTACAGCACTGGCTGTACCAACAACAATGATGCCAGAGACAGGAACCTACCCAGACGGGAGGGGGAGAACCGGAGCCAAGTTGACACCCACTCCTTGGGAGATTCGCTGACCTCAGACAGTGG GTTCTGTGACGGCATCAGGTGTCCACAGCCACACTCAAAGGATGTATCctactggaggaggagaggccagGACTTTACTGTGTTACTCGATTATGCTGACATCAGAGAGACCCACGAAGGAGGGCAGGGGGGTTATAGCAGGCCGGAGGGGCCCCAGCAAGCTAGAGGCCAAGAGCTGTCTGCAGATGagcgtcacagagcagctcaacaACGGCAGCGGTGGGCAGCCCAGGCTCAGGCTCAATCCAATGTTCAAACCCAGCCCCAAGTTCAGGTTGATGCTCCAGCCCAGGCCCAAGCCCAGGCCCTGGCCCACGCTCAGGCCCGCTTCAGAGAGCGAGAGGCTGCTCTCCATCAGTGGAGGATGGTTACTGAGAGGAAGTGCCAGAGCCTTGGGACAGATGAGTGGCATCCGGCCGTGAGCTTCAGTCGCCAGCTGTCACAGAGCGAGGGTGAGCGTTggtcacaggagcagcagcgactcCACGCCCGGACACCAGAGGGTATGGTAGTTCACCCCAGGACCAAAGCGAAATCCCAGTCCCTGCCCAGGATGCTGCAGCCTGAAAGCCTGCAGTATGTGGATATACCCCTGCCGGGCGTGGAACTGTACAGGCGGGTGAATGGCCACCCAGTGTCACACCATGACCTTTACAGGGCACCTCGCTGGCCGGAAAATGGCAGACCAGCTAGCGCCAACCAACTGTCAATGACACCAAAGCCCCGTTTCACCCGCCCCCCCAGACCTCCCTCCTATGAGATGCACCAGCAGATCAGGGGAAGCTGTGAGATTTTATCTGGGAGAGACTCAACCATTCCCCAGGCCAGGGACAGAACGCCACTTCCAATGTCAAGGGCCGGTGACCCCCAGTTGGATTATTTTGCACCTGACTCTGGACCTCCAGGATACATCCCTCCCCCATCATATAAAAGAGCACCAATAATGGCAGGAGGGCGCCAGAGATATGGTGACATTCCTGTTGAATATag ATACAGAGGTGATGTGTACCATCAGATACAAGTGGCACCAGACGGATCTCACTGGTTTGTTAGACCAGCAGGTTCTTGGCCTGATCCCCATAGAGAGAGAAGTCTGTCCAGCCAGAAGCAGCTTTACCCCGTGTATACTACCCAGGAGCACCCTGGTGGAGGAATTCAGTACATCCCATTTGATGACCCCCGTATCCGCCATATTTCCTCAGCCCTGGGCGGCAACTCCCTGACGGATGCTGACAAGATCCGCCATATTCGCAACGAGCTTCCCAGTGTCACCGTGTCGGAGCCCGCATCCGACGATAGTGCCTTTTTGCCCCCGCCATTGGGGCCTTTCATTGCTGCCAAATTGGCAGATGATGCTAACCAGACATCTTCTAGCAACTATAACAATGACAATAACAGGTGGCACAGTGATTTGCACAAAGAGACTGTTGATAACTTCCCAGCAACTGACCAAAACTGCAACAACAGATATTCCAAAAACCaacgtcctcctccatctccctcttcgACCTTCCAGACCCCATTAACAAGGACTTGTTCTCGTCAGGGGTCCACCCCTGACCAGGTCTTTGCAGAAACCATTACACAAGTTAAGAAAATTGTCCCTGATACAGGGTCAGAGAACAACAGGAACGCTAAGAGAAGAGTGAGTGAGACCATCTTCTGTCTGGTGTCTGTCCCAGTTCACACACCAGCGAACATCAGCAAAGACCTAGGTGCAGATCAGAACAACAATGAGACAATGCCAAGTCTGGCTGTCACTAACACAGAAACGTTTGCTGTGGGCCTCAGAGAGAGCCCAAATATTCGTAGCAAGTCTGTGAATGAGATGCCCATAAAACCTCATTACTCTTACtttcacaccagcagcacatcctCAATGAGGAATTACAAGAGGGCTCCTTTAAGGAAGGAGATAATAGATGCGTGGGCACTGCAAGCCAGCGAAGACAAAGAGTTGTGCTATGCTGGGTCCTGGCCTGGAAACCAGTATCGTAATCAGGAAACCCAGACTGGTTCACCTTTGACTGTAGTAAAAAGTCCAGAAGCCCAGAGTCCGCCTGTTGGACAAGAGCCTGCTCAGTCTGACATAGACACTATAGTAAGTGGTGTGGGAACAGATGATAGCTCATCTTATGGCTATTCCATGGCAGGACAGAAAAATCTTCATCCTTCCAGCAACAGCGCCTTCTCCCGTCTCAGTTTGAGTTCATCTCAACCGCTCTCGCTGGAGCCCCCTCAACAAGACCCATCATCCCCATCCAAGGCCAGGGATCAGGGAGATAAGCAGCCATCCTCCCCTAGGAAAAGCAACTGCAGTCCTCCAGAGAATGCAGAACAAGTGGCCTTTGGTCAGTTTCTCCTGAAGCCAGTGAACCGAAGACCCTGTGATGCCATTGGTGAACTTGAGAGCATTAATAAGGAGATGGAAGACACAATCAGCAAGAGACCTAATGTGGGTCAGCGCACTGATTTTATTGATGGCGTGAATAAGGGACTAAACCCATTTAAATCAGGATCACATTTCACTGGTCCAGAACCAGGTAGGGAAGCAATCAGTCTTCCACCCATGCACATAGAAAAACCCACCAATATAAAAGTCAGATCAAAGTCCTTCACCGCTGATCTAGAATCTGTGGGCATGGGAAGTGGGTTCTCCAGGCTTCAGACCAACAACATACCACCGCCAACTGAGCTATCTGTGCTCCCCAATCCAGGGCCCAAAGAGAACTGCCTTCTGTCCTCAGTACACCCACACAGTGAGTCAAACCGGGTGTATAGACAGGACATCCCAGTCCCTCAAGAGTCCCTGCTAAGGGATGTGGGTCTAACTGTATacacagagactcctggtggtccaggagAGCCAATGCAGCGGTCACTCTCAGTCCCATCTACACTTAACCAGAAGGAGCTTAGTCGAGCAGCACAGCTCTCGTGGGAGGGCAAGACAAAACTTAAAAGTGAGCGCAGTCCTGAGCACAATACAAAGGAAGAGCTTCAAGTTCAAGAGAGACAAGTTAAATCAGAAACTGTTACTCCAGTCAGAAAAAAGAGTAATTTAGGCATCTGTAGAAGCAGGAGTGAAAGCAGCAGATCACCTCAGAAAGAAAGTTCATCAAGTGTCACAAGACTGACCAGGGAGGTTTCTTTTGTGTTTGGGGATGACGATGCGGATAAGAGGTACACAATTCCTGAGCCTCTGGCTTATAGGAATGAGTCAACAATGGCCGATAAACATTTGGAAAAATTGCTAATTAAAGAGAAAGCAAATTCTTTACCTGCAGAGGACCTCAGCAATCTGTATGAAGTCAAATCTGCAAAAGGTATTCCTGAAAACGAGTCTATTGAGCAAAGGGCAGCACGAATACTGGGTATAGCCGTTCCAGTGGAGGCCTTGGGTGTGAACAAACAAATGGGTGAGAACGAGGACGAACTGGACATCACAGTTGTTGAGAAACAGCATTGTCTAAATGGGGAGGCAGAGCACGTAGTAGGAGAGGGCAGGTCCCTGATTGTCCAGGAAGCTGAGATAGAGCAGGTGGAGCAACCAGAATTATGTGTGGACAAAAAAGATGGTGAGAgacaaaagcaaagcacaggTTACAGTGATGGCGAGGACATCCTGGATACTGAGACTCAGGCAACAATAGCACTGGACCTGCCTGAGTTTCCACCGAATAAGCTTCCCTTATCCCTTCCTGTCAGTCCTAAAGAAAAGCTAGCACTTAGGACGTGCAGTGGGGAAAAGAAGGTCCGAGGAGGGGCATGCAAGCTAATCGAGTCCCTGCAAGACAAGCTCAACTCCTCtgcatcttcctctgctgcatctTTAGGCAGGTCAACCACAGACAGAATGGCACGTTTCAAAGAGCTGGACTCAGTGTCTCGCATAAGGCGTCTCAGTCTCAAAGGTCCAGAatctggaggagacgctggtTCTGAGGAGAGGATTGCAGAAAAGGGGGGGATTGAGATTCAGGAAAAGACGATGAAGGACGTTGGGGAGAACCAGGAAgtaaaggaggagaaaatgctGAAGGTGGAGGAAAATGAACATGAAGCAGAGGAAGCACATGAAACACATGGCAAGTTGGGAGATCCTATGGAGAACTGTGAACCTAAACAAGTCAATGAAGAGATAtgcaaagaagaagaggaaaaggaagacaATGCAGAGATTGCACAAGCAGCTGACAATGAAAGGAGTAAAGAAGTAGATGCTAAAGTAGAAAGAGAAACGTCAGGAGGGggagagctggagctgaaacgTACGGAACATGACAAAGAGAAGCCTTTGAAGAAGGTGACAGATGGAAAGAACGCAGAAGAATTCAGCAGGGCAGCGTCGACTCAAGTCACACGGAGGGAAAAGCTGCCCAAACCCAAGCAGCGCACCAGGCTCCAGAAGCCGCCGCTGCTTCCCAAGCCTCGCAGCGTTCCCAAGAGAGAAATAACACTGCCAGTCAGCTTCAGCTCTGGAACCTGCGGCCCCTCAgatgtggaggatgaggagacgcTCTCTGTTTCAG ACTCCTACGACCCCAGTCGAGTGGAAAGAGTGTGA